From the Colletotrichum lupini chromosome 10, complete sequence genome, one window contains:
- a CDS encoding zinc carboxypeptidase → MSTPTDTYGYDCNYVAPDDAALQSMAQRGATAIRGVSGTSYTIGNACRALYATTGDSTDYVHGVGKSKYTYTIELRDRGTYGFSLPASQISATVKETWAGVLAMAQAA, encoded by the exons ATGTCCACTCCTACGGACA CTTATGGATATGATTGCAACTACGTCGCTCCCGATGACGCTGCGCTACAAAGCATGGCTCAGCGCGGTGCGACCGCTATCCGTGGCGTTTCCGGCACCAGCTACACCATCGGCAATGCTTGCCGTGCTCTGTACGCGACCACAGGCGATAGTACCGACTACGTTCACGGCGTTGGCAAGTCCAAGTACACGTACACCATTGAGCTTAGAGACAGAGGAACCTACGGCTTTTCACTGCCGGCAAGTCAGATCTCGGCTACTGTGAAGGAGACCTGGGCTGGAGTTCTTGCCATGGCCCAAGCTGCATGA
- a CDS encoding oxidoreductase codes for MSTIKVGVVGYGFAAKNFHLPFITANNDYQVIAILQRAEAPKDLSSAAPGSHCKVDFPNIRHYRTEEEFFADPDTQLIVVATHTDTHASFAEKALRAGKHAIAEKPFARSSEEADHVIELAESKGLILSCFQNRRWDGDFQTLRKLIKEDALGDIKEAEIHYDFESPPWLSGMTKKEYTPGDGMAFGLGTHSIDQAVTLFGRPKSVTGFFRAQRGIESEVEDSFTIILQYEGPQKDLLVTVKTSVTTPMSQQLKHFIRGTKGSWLKFQQRSTCPQEEQIAEGRKPLEPGFGEESAEVYGTLTTYKEYRKDQKFDEATRKYVGRVPTITGRWLGIYENLADAINGKAELEVKARQSRDAIRIIELARESHNSGATIAWK; via the exons ATGTCCACCATCAAAGTTGGTGTTGTGGGCTATGGCTTCGCCGCCAAGAACTTCCACCTGCCCTTCATCACCGCCAATAATGACTACCAAGTGATCGCCATCCTTCAACGAGCAGAGGCTCCCAAAGACCTGTCTTCGGCGGCACCTGGCTCCCACTGCAAAGTCGACTTCCCTAATATCAGGCACTATCGCACAGAGGAGGAGTTCTTTGCTGATCCTGATACACAACTTATCGTTGTCGCAACACATACGGACACTCATGCTTCGTTTGCTGAGAAAGCCTTGCGAGCTGGAAAACATG CAATTGCCGAGAAGCCATTTGCGAGATCGTCCGAGGAAGCAGACCATGTCATCGAGCTTGCAGAGAGCAAGGGACTGATTCTCTCCTGTTTCCAAAACCGGAGATGG GATGGCGATTTCCAGACGTTGAGAAAACTCATCAAAGAGGATGCGTTGGGCGATATCAAAGAGGCAGAAATTCACTATGACTTCGAGTCGCCTCCTTGGCTCTCTGGAATGACGAAAAAGGAGTACACTCCTGGAGATGGCATGGCCTTTGGTCTGG GAACACACAGTATTGACCAGGCTGTCACGCTGTTCGGTCGTCCCAAGTCCGTAACAGGCTTCTTCAGAGCTCAAAGAGGCATTGAGAGCGAGGTTGAGGACTCTTTCACAATTATCCTGCAATACGAAGGGCCTCAGAAAGACCTCCTTGTCACTGTGAAGACATCAGTCACCACGCCCATGTCGCAACAGTTGAAGCACTTCATTCGAGGCACCAAGGGCTCTTGGCTCAAG TTCCAACAAAGAAGCACATGCCCTCAAGAAGAGCAGATTGCAGAGGGTCGCAAACCATTGGAGCCTGGCTTCGGCGAAGAGTCTGCGGAGGTTTACGGCACCTTGACGACATACAAGGAGTACCGTAAGGACCAGAAGTTCGATGAGGCGACAAGGAAGTATGTTGGGCGAGTCCCAACTATAACGGGCCGGTGGCTGGGCATTTATGAGAATCTCGCAGATGCCATCAACGGTAAAGCCGAATTGGAGGTCAAGGCGAGGCAGTCTCGAGATGCGATCAGGATTATCGAACTCGCAAGGGAATCTCACAACTCTGGAGCGACTATCGCATGGAAGTAA
- a CDS encoding necrosis inducing protein, whose product MRHSFFSSLLGLATLTAGAVLSPREKDVSLNNQWKNHDQIAAFQQQTADGTPGDIELRFKPWLNDGSGCFPRGLKPTGKSGGDCRDSAKGQIYSRVGTSNGRPAVLYSWYLPKIQTKTENHRHWYLTTVVWLHTETCNAAAGNYDIAGISYSTGTETYDKGLTTSTIFASGDSETGATNTHAIVGYDGQVNVFPSANNAQYGLSPPLISWSKLSPAATSQFKAFRYEHARCPFTDANIQASLDAAYIADFYANLPAEPDTNCGIIATPTTPSTPEASSTGVSRDPNTDPVEDGPEIPISSFPADPTYTPTPYKRQ is encoded by the exons ATGCGCCACTCGTTTTTCTCGTCTTTGCTTGGACTAGCCACGCTGACGGCTGGCGCAGTCCTGTCGCCACGGGAGAAGGACGTTTCCTTGAATAATCAGTGGAAGAACCATGACCAAATTGCGGCTTTTCAGCAGCAAACGGCCGATGGCACCCCAGGCGACATCGAACTTCGTTTCAAGCCTTGGCTGAACGACGGTAGCGGATGCTTCCC GCGCGGCCTCAAACCTACGGGCAAGAGTGGAGGTGATTGTCGGGACTCTGCCAAGGGTCAAATCTACTCCCGAGTTGGAACCTCGAATGGGCGTCCGGCCGTTCTCTACTCGTGGTATCTTCCCAAGATCCAGACCAAGACCGAGAACCACAGGCATTGGTACCTCACTACAGTGGTCTGGCTACACACCGAGACCTGCAACGCCGCTGCTGGCAACTACGATATTGCGGGCATCAGCTATTCCACCGGTACAGAGACATACGACAAAGGCCTTACCACGTCGACGATCTTTGCCTCTGGAGACAGCGAAACAGGCGCTACCAACACTCACGCCATCGTGGGTTACGACGGCCAGGTCAACGTCTTCCCTTCGGCAAACAATGCTCAGTACGGACTCAGCCCGCCGCTGATTAGCTGGAGTAAGCTGTCGCCGGCGGCCACGTCGCAGTTCAAGGCCTTCCGTTACGAACATGCCCGCTGTCCATTCACCGATGCCAACATTCAAGCCTCTCTTGACGCAGCTTACATCGCGGACTTTTACGCCAATCTTCCGGCCGAGCCTGACACGAACTGCGGGATTATTGCGACCCCCACTACGCCTTCAACACCGGAGGCTTCCTCCACGGGCGTATCAAGAGACCCAAACACTGACCCTGTGGAAGATGGACCAGAGATTCCTATCTCTTCCTTCCCGGCGGATCCCACTTACACACCTACTCCCTACAAGAGGCAGTAA
- a CDS encoding asparagine synthase encodes QGPWWEGIGVASQALTEKWILREAAEPFILKELYERQKHPFTAPIKWPRGEPLYNMLLSILTRDRVENLGFVDYDVVEDALDRGFGEKADVKAFRILLLLLLG; translated from the coding sequence CAAGGTCCTTGGTGGGAAGGTATCGGCGTCGCGTCACAGGCCTTGACCGAGAAGTGGATCCTTCGAGAGGCAGCTGAACCATTCATTCTGAAAGAGTTGTATGAGCGGCAAAAGCATCCGTTCACAGCCCCCATCAAATGGCCTAGGGGCGAACCGCTTTACAACATGCTTCTGAGTATCCTGACTAGAGATAGAGTGGAGAATCTCGGCTTCGTGGATTATGATGTGGTTGAGGATGCGCTTGATCGTGGCTTTGGTGAAAAGGCAGATGTCAAAGCTTTTAGAATTCTGCTTTTGTTGCTGCTTGGGTAA
- a CDS encoding asparagine synthase, protein MCGISACFTLPPGHHFHTGALNGYASGLSGLTNKYGDDKRIDLQNLKDRLRRSLDAIGHRGPDAQGVWASENGFVGMGHCRLAINDLTPDGNQPIHSDDGVVHAVVNGEIYNHDRIREDCRAKGYVFKGHSDSEVILALYKAFGAPRFLEHIRGEFAFVLYDETAGKVILARDRFGIKPLLWTIVRQTDGGTRLLVAPEAKAFRPLGWKPQWDVGAIVDGGWMQDGRSLFKGVKKVPPGHWMEISRDGVMQIHQYWDADYKDKMEGETRSVDEMVQGLRDELTESICIRLRADVPIGIYLSGGIDSSLVAGIVTHLVRDEGIKIGNKDATSRISCFTNQFPKESGFDESDIAERTAEHLGVRILKKQIDENELAENFADCAYHCEHHHFDLNCVGKFALSTLPNANGVKVVLTREGADEHFAGYAFFPPDLLREPDLSMLDSPLVADSQLRENMQRSTERDVKMLIPRAGVFEHGWEAIVALQMVNNTILPLYILAWHPTLDLFAPWVREDKRWADLDCKDVIVKSFKPATLQKMQRKWHPLHTAQYIHSKGPLPNILLSCLGDLTEMSHSVEARTPFLYHKLTEYVNNLPPSLKMA, encoded by the exons ATGTGCGGCATCTCAGCTTGTTTCACACTTCCTCCGGGCCACCATTTTCATACTGGAGCCCTGAATGGATATGCCAGCGGACTAAGTGGACTTACCAATAAGTATGGGGATGATAAGAGGATAGATTTACAGAATCTCAAAGATCGATTGAGAAGAAGCCTCGATGCCATAGGCCATCGGGGCCCAGATGCACAGGGGGTGTGGGCAAGTGAAAATGGCTTTGTGG GGATGGGTCATTGCCGCTTGGCTATCAATGACTTGACTCCTGACGGCAACCAACCTATCCACAGTGATGATGGCGTCGTTCATGCAGTGGTCAATGGCGAGATCTACAACCATGATCGCATCCGAGAAGACTGCAGAGCAAAAGGTTACGTATTCAAGGGACACAGTGATAGTGAAGTGATTCTTGCGTTATACAAGGCTTTCGGCGCACCTCGGTTTCTAGAGCATATCCGGGGAGAGTTCGCTTTCGTACTTTACGACGAGACGGCGGGAAAAGTCATCTTAGCGAGAGATCGATTCGGCATCAAACCATTGCTGTGGACTATTGTCCGGCAGACTGATGGTGGTACCAGGCTTTTGGTTGCCCCAGAAGCAAAAGCTTTCCGACCTTTGGGATGGAAGCCGCAGTGGGATGTCGGTGCGATCGTGGATGGTGGATGGATGCAAGACGGGAGATCATTATTCAAGGGAGTCAAGAAAGTGCCCCCGGGGCACTGGATGGAGATATCGAGAGACGGCGTGATGCAGATACACCAGTACTGGGATGCTGATTATAAAGATAAG ATGGAGGGAGAAACCCGGAGCGTTGACGAAATGGTCCAGGGTCTGCGAGACGAGCTGACAGAATCAATCTGTATCCGCTTGAGAGCTGATGTTCCGATTGGCATCTACCTTTCGGGTGGTATCGACTCGTCTCTGGTTGCCGGGATAGTAACTCACTTGGTACGAGATGAGGGCATCAAAATTGGTAACAAAGACGCGACAAGCCGGATCAGCTGTTTCACAAATCAATTCCCCAAGGAATCTGGATTTGATGAAAGCG ACATTGCCGAGCGAACAGCAGAGCATCTTGGCGTTCGGATTTTAAAGAAGCAGATTGACGAAAATGAGTTGGCAGAGAACTTTGCCGACTGCGCTTATCACTGCGAGCATCACCACTTCGACTTGAACTGCGTCGGAAAGTTTGCTCTCTCGACCTTGCCGAATGCAAACGGAGTCAAAGTTGTGTTAACCAGGGAGGGTGCCGACGAACACTTTGCCGGATACGCATTCTTCCCTCCAGATTTGCTTCGCGAGCCCGACCTTTCCATGCTAGACTCGCCGCTGGTTGCCGACTCGCAGCTCAGAGAAAACATGCAAAGATCCACCGAGCGGGATGTCAAGATGCTCATTCCTCGGGCTGGCGTTTTTGAGCACGGTTGGGAGGCAATAGTAGCCCTCCAAATGGTTAACAATACCATTCTTCCTCTATACATCCTGGCATGGCACCCTACCCTTGACTTGTTCGCCCCCTGGGTGCGGGAGGACAAGCGATGGGCCGACCTTGACTGCAAGGATGTCATAGTGAAATCCTTCAAGCCGGCGACATTGCAAAAGATGCAGAGGAAGTGGCACCCGCTACATACAGCCCAGTACATACACAGTAAGGGCCCGCTACCGAATATCCTGCTAAGCTGTCTCGGTGACTTGACCGAGATGTCTCATAGTGTGGAGGCCAGAACGCCGTTCCTCTACCACAAGCTAACAGAATACGTCAACAACCTACCGCCAAGCCTTAAGATGGCTTAG